The sequence ACAAACAGGGTGGCCGGCGCATGGTGACGCTGCAGAATCGGCAAGGCCTGGGTCAGATTGTCTGCATAGCCATCGTCAAACGTGATGGCGGCGGCACGCGCAGGCAATTCACCCCGCCGCAACTGCGCAATGCCCTCGGCCAGGGGAAGGATCCGGAACCAGCTTGCGATCCAGCCGAGCATCCGGTCGAAGGCGACCGTATCGACCTCATCGGGAAACAGCGGGTCGGGCGCGGGCAGCACCCGGTGGAACACGAAGATGTTCAGCCGCGGGGCGCCGCCCCGCGTGCTGGCCAGATGAAACGCCGATCGCATCAACATGTGCCCGCCTCAGCCGGCCACAGCGCGGGATGAACGTTGCGGAGAATCCACGTCGGCGGCGGATTCCGGTACCGGCGGCACGGCCGCTTCGGGCGCCTTCATCAACACCTCTTTGGCATAGCGCTCGGTCGCCAGAAGAATGATCATGACGTAGTACGGCATGTCCCAGTAAGCCAGACTGAGGAACGCCCCGCCGACCGCAAAACCAACCAGACTCACCTTGCTCATGTTCCCCAGCAAGGCGATCCACTCGAAGCGCGGCCCCCGCTTTTCCATGGCCGCCAGCCGGCCGGCCACGCGGTAGGTCAGGATCCAGAACAGCAGGTACAGCGCCAACCCGATGTAGCCGTGATCGCCCAGTACCTGGAAGTAAATACTGTGTGCCACCAGCACCCAGTCCGGGTTGGGCGCGTAGGCATTGAACACCACCGGCGATGCGGTGGCAAAGCCAGCGCCGAAAATGCGGTCGTTGGCGATGTTGATCGCCATGTGCCAGGCGTTGATCCGCCCCATCGCCGACAGGTCTTCTTCGTAGGTCTCGATGGTCTCCATGCGGGAGAACCATTCTTCAGGCATCAAGAACAGGATCGCGGGCGTCAATGCCAGCAGCAGCAAACCCATCGACACCTTGGCCCGACTGCGCCACCACATCATCGACCCCATCGCGATGATGGCCAGCAGCGCGCCACGGGAGTGACTGCCGATCGCCGCCACCGCGCACAGCAGGATCGACAGCATCAAGCCGCGTCGCAGCCATTTTTCCGGTATGCGCCGGACCAGCACGAACTCGCGCGCCAGCGTCGCCTGTTTGGACAGGAAATAGAGGAACGGGATGGAGATGATCAGCGCCAGGGCAAGTTCGTTATTCCCCTGGACCAGGCTCGACGGCGGCCCCCACACACGGAACTCTCCGCCTGTGGTCAGGGTGAAGATACCGCCCTTCACCCCGAAGAAGGCGATCGAACCGACGACCACCCAGATCAAGCCGATGATCTGCTCTCGCCCCGCCACCAAGGCGCCCACCACCAGCGTCATCCCCAGCACCTTGAGCACATCGATGAGCTTGGTCTGGCTGGGCTCGGGCAGGATGGCGGTGAACGAGGTCAGCGTCATCCACAGGATCATCAGGATCAGCACGATCGCCGGCCCGCCCGTCTGCCAGCGGATCGAGCGTGTCGAAAAGAACATGCCCAAGGCAATGATGACCACCGATGCCATGGCAAAGGGCAGGTCATAGGCAAAGCCCCAGCCAAGTCGGTGCGGGTTCATCAATCCGACCCACACCCACAGCAGCGCCCCATAGTAGGGACGCTTGAGCGCGACCACGGCGCCCACGATGAACAAGGCGGTAACGATCAGATCCCGCACGTTGCAACTCCAGTTTTCATGCTGACATTCATCCGGTCACCTTGCTGATCACGTAGCGGAACTTGCCGGAGCGCTCGGGGGCGATCCGGGCGACCCGCTCCACCGCAATCTGGACATCCGCGCCCAGTCGCGCCTGCAGCCCCGACTCGATGGCATGCACCTCACGCTCACCGAACGCCTCGCCCGGCTCGACCTGAACCCGGGTCAACGACAAGGACTCCTGCACGATCTTGAACGCGCGGACCGCCGGAAGATCGCGCAGCACATAGATCAGCGACAGGCCATGCATCACCGTACCATCCCGGGCGACCACGAAATCGGTGCTTCGGCCCTGGATTTCCTTGAGCACCGGCAGACCGCGTCCGCAGGCGCAGGGCGCGTCGTCCAGCACGCCGATGTCGCCGGTGCGGTAGCGGATGAACGGAAAATCGCGCGTCGCCAGGTGGGTCACCACGATCTCGCCGGCCTGGCCGGCCGGCAGCACCTGGCCGGCCTCATCGACGATCTCGACCACGATGTCTTCGGCCGTGATGTGCATGCTGCCGGACGGGCACTGGTGGGCAATGAAGCCGGCGTCGCGACCGCCATAGCCGTTGGCCACCGGGCAGCCAAACAGGCGCTCGATGCACGCGCGCTGGTCGTCGTAGAGCCGTTCGGAGGTCACGAACACCACCCGCACCCCCAGATCGTCGAGGCGAATGCCGCGCTTTTCCGCGTGCCGGGCGATGTGGCTGATCGCCGAGGGGTAGCCGAACACCATGGCCGGGCGTCGCGAGCGGATGCGCGCGACAAAGCCGTCGAGCTTTTCTTCGGACATCTCGAACGCCGGCATCAGCTCGGTGCGCATCAGCGCATCGCGCAACTGGCGCACCCGGTCCTGCGCCCCGAGCTCGATCGGCGAGCCCCACACCACGATCTCGCGGTCGCCAATATCGACGTTCCACCAGCGGGTGGCGCGCCATTTGGCCGCCACGTCGTGGGTGACCCGTTCGTCGCCGATGAAGAAGATCAGCGGCTCGCCGCTGGACCCGCCGGTATTGAACCGCGCCAGCGCCCGGGCATTGTCCGCACGCAGTCCATCGGTGTGTGTGCGGATCAGCGCCTTGCTCAGGAACGGCAAGCGCTGCAGATCGGCGACGCTGGACAGCTCGCCGGGCACAAAACCGGCCTCGGCAAACAGCTGCCGGTAATACGGCACATGCGCGCCCACATCGACCAGAAAGGCACGCAGACGGTCCAGTTGCGCCTGACGGATCCGCTCAGCCGGCCACCACTGCGATTGTTCCATCGCCTCGCGCACGCGCACCGTATCGTGCCCCTTGAGGCGTTCCTGCAGGGGAAACACCCACCGCGAGACAAAGGCGGTATACACGCTCATGATCGCAACTCCTGCGTCCCCGCCGCAGGCACCGGCGCCTGCCCCAGGGCCCGCCGATACACCGCCAGCCACTGCGTGCTGACCGCCGCCCACTGGTAGCGCGCCACATCCGCCAGACCTGCCGCCACCAATCGCTGCCGCAGCGCGTCATCCTCGATCAGGCGCACCACGGCCTTCGCCATGGGCTCGGGCGCATCGGGTGGCACCAGCAGCGCGGTGCGCTCATCCTCGACGATGTAGGGCACCCCGCCGACCCGGGTCGACACCACCGCCACACCACTGGCCAGCGCCTCGAGTACCGAATTCGGCATGTTGTCGACACGACTGGCGTTGATCATCACGTCGGCCGACCGGTACAGCGCGGCCATGTCATCGCGATCGAGGCGGCCGGTAAAACGCACGCTGGCTGTCACGCCCAGCGTGTCGGCCAGCGCCTGCAGCTTGACCAGTTCGGGGCCGGTGCCGGCAATGGACAGCCGCGCCGTCGGCGCCGCCGTCAGCACGTGGGCAAACGCCCGCAAGGCGACATCGATCCCGTAGATCGTCTCGAGGTTGCGGGCAATGACAATGTGGGGGCCGCCGCCCTGGCGCGCGTCTGCGGGCCGGAAGCGCGACAGGTCGACGATGTTTGGCACCACCTCACCGGCCATGCCGTAACCGCTGAACACGGCCTGCAGGTACCCGGAGGGCAACACCAGCGCGGCCACCCGCCGCATCGCCAGCCGAACCACACCGGCGGCGCCGCGCAGGAAGGTGCCCGCCTCGCCACCACGGTAATTCACCACTACCGGAACCTTGCGCAGGCGGGCGATCACGATCGCCGGCATCGCAAACAGATGCCACGACCAGCCGGAGTTGGCCATCAGGTGCATCAACTCGCCGCGCCCGCAGGCGCGCCACAGCGCTGCCAGGTAGGGCAGCAGCCGGAACCCCGCGCGCAAAACCGGCAGCCGCCCCGCCCACCGCGGCCGATACGGCGCATTGGTCTGGACCAGCGTCACCTGCGCGCCCGCCGCGCGAAGCAACTCGGCGAGCTGGCGGGTCTGGTTGGCCATGCCCCCGGCCGGTGGCGGCAGCGGCCCGACCACCACGAGACGCAAACCGTCGAAACTCATGCCGCCTCGGTCGCCGTCAGGCGGGAATACGCCGGCACGTAGTTGGCGACACTGTTCTTCCAGTTGCGAACCTCTTCGACGAAGCGACGACCGGCCACGCCCATCGCGGGCCATTGCCCCCGGCGCTCGAACAAGGCGCACACGGCATCGGACAACGCGCCCGCATTCCCGGCCGGAAACAGCACACCGGTCTCTCCGTCACGAATCAGTTCGCGATGGCCACCAACATCCGAGGCCACAAAAATTCGCCCTTGGGCCATGGCTTCGAGTGGCTTGAGTGGCGTGACAAGCTCGGTCAGGCGCATCGCGTGGCGCGGGTAGGCCAGCACGTCGATCAGATCGTAATAGCGCTTGACCTCGCCATGGGGCACCCGGCCCGGCATGACCACCTTGTCGGCGATGCCCAGGGCCTCGGCCTGCGCCCGCAGGCGTTCCTCCTGCGGGCCGCCGCCCACCAGCAGCAGCCGCAGATCAGGACGACGCGCAAGCATGCGCGGAAAGGCCTCGAGCAACAGGTCCAGTCCCTCATAGGCATAGAACGAACCGATGAATCCGACCACATCGCAGCCGGCCAGCCCGAGGCTGGCCTTGAGCGCCGCGTCGGGCACCCCGGAGGGCTGGAACTGGGTGATATCGACCGCATTGGGGATCACGGTGACCTTGTCGGCAGCGATGCCGCGCGCGACGATATCCTTGCGCAAGCCCTCGCAGATGGTGAACACATGATCGACATTGCGCAGCGCATGGGTCTCCAGCGCCCGGGTCAGCCGGTAGCGCACGCTGCCCTCCTGCGTCGAGCCGTGATCGACGGCGGCATCTTCCCAGAACGCACGGATCTCATACACCACGGGAATCCCGTGCCGACGGCCGACGCGCAGGGCGGGGAGCACGTTGAGCACGGGCGAATGCGCATGCAGGATGTCTGGCCGGATGTCCGCGACCAGGGCGTCAAGGCGCTGTTCGATGGCTTTCATCAACACCATTTCGCCCACCACCGGCCAGCGCACGGCGGGCACTGGCGTGCGGTGAAACAGCAAACCGTTGACCTCTTCGGCGGCGGCATCGCAGTGGCCCTGCTTGGGCGAGGTCAGATGATGCGTTTCCCAGCCCAGCGCACGCTGCTCGCGCAGCAGGTTGGCCGTGCGGAAGGTATAGCCGCTGTGCAGGGGAATGGAGTGGTCCAGGATGTGAAGCGTTTTCATGCCCGGCAAACGATCTCTGTCATCGGGGCCCCAGAGTAGCGCACTTTGCCAGGTCCGCTGAGCCTACCGACCGGCGAGCGTTAAATTTGACCAGCGAAAAACCCCGAATGAATCAGCCCGGATTGCGTGCGCAGGCCAGCAGGTTCGTGGCGAACCAGGGCCGGAAGCGGGTCATCGCCTCGACCGCCGCGCGCAGGCGCTGGGAGTTGTTGAACGGGGTGATTTCAATGTCGACAAACCCCGTGCGGAGCATCATCGTCTTGAGCGTGTCCGGACAGAACCACGACACATGCTGCGGATTGACCAGGGCCTTGCCACCCCCCAGGATTTCCATCAGCCGCTTCGGGTAGAACGGGTTCGGCGTGGTCAGGATGATCTCCCCGCCCGGCACGAGGTGCTTGCGCATGTTGCGCAGGAAACGCCCCGGATTCTCGAGGTGCTCGATCAGCTCGCCGGCAACAATCACCTCAAAGCACTGGCCCAGATCCTTGACCTCGGCATCGCCATGCACAATGTTGTAGCCACGGGCATTGAGCTTGTCCACCTCGTCCGCTTCAAAGTCCAGGCCAACCAGCTCGGCGGCCTGCTCCCGGATGACCTTGTGCAGCCAGGCTTCGCCTTGCTCGTTGCTTGATCGATGATCGACGCAGCCGACGTCAAGCACCTTCTTCCCGCGCGTCTTCTGGCGGATCGTATCGAGGCGGTAGTTCGTGGTCATCTGGCAGGCGCTCCTGGCGATGTCTATTGACGCGCATGCCGATGCCGCCTTCGCGGCAGCCAGTCATGCCGATCGATTATCACACACTCCCATGTATGCCAGCAGATCCGATACCAATGACGGGGCCTCGAGACGCGCAGGCTCACGGCTCAGCACCCGGCTGACGCACGCCCCCAGCGTCGTTGTGTCGTCCGTCCAGACCATGGATGAACGTTCGCCGAGGAAGGCCAGGAATTTCGCCTGATGGTTGCCATCGAGCGAGGTATTGGCCACGGCGACAAAGCGCTTGTGCTGCGCCAGCAGCGAAAACACCGTGGCACCGCCATGCGTGATCACCAGGTCGGCCTCGGACAGCTCGGCGTCGATACTCGGCTTGAAGCGGAAAAACCGTCCGTTGAGCGGCTCATACTGCCCCGCGCCGATCTGGTACACCACCGGCCCGGCCAGCTGTCCGCCGCTGACCAGTTCATCGACGCTGCGGATCAGCGCATCGAAGTGCGTCGTTCCGACGGTTACGAAGATCACAGCACGCACCCCGCGTAGCGGCGCGCCGGATGCCCCTCAGCCTGCGCCGGCCACTGCACGTAGAAGCGCGAGGCCAGATGCAGGCGCTCGACCAGCAAACCGGTTGCCGACAGGGTATCCGTCCGGGTGATGCTCTCGATATAGACCCGCGGTACGCCCATCAGCCGCGCCACGACAAAACCCGGCACGCAAATGGACGAACCAATACAGACGACATAGTTCGGGCGAATACGCCGCAGCACCCGAAAGCTCTGCCACAGGTTGCGCGCAAATTGCCTGGCGGTGTGAATGCGGCTGCGCCGGGCGCGCGTGCCCAGGGGCGCGACACGATACAGCGGGTAAGCCGTCATCCAGGGCGACACGACCGAATCGGCCGGCAACACCAAGGCCAGCTCGACGCCGCCGAGCTGCTTCAGAAGCATGTGCGACTCGAGCTGAAACCCCCCGCCGGGTACGTACAACAGAACCCGACCTTGTCCTGGGCGCCCTGACACAGCCGACATCAGGCGCTCCGGTCCCCATTGGCCGGACCGCGCAGGAACGACTCGAACATCATCAGGGTCCACAGCGGCGCGCTGTAGTCCCGTCGCCCGGACTGGTGATCGGCCACGAGCCGCGCCAGCTGGTCCATGTCGAACATGCCGCAGCCGGCCATCACCTCGCCCGTCAGGCGCTCACGGACACGGTCCTTGAGCGGCCCGCGGAACCAGCGCGCCAACGGCACTGCAAAGCCCATCTTGGGGCGATAGAGCACATCGTTGGGCAGCGCCGGCTCGAGCGATTTCTTGAACAGGAACTTGCCCTCCTGGCCGCGGATCTTGAGGTCGTTGGGCAGCCCGGCGAGCCATTCGACCAGCGGATGGTCCATCAGTGGCTCACGTACCTCGAGCGAATGGGCCATGCTGGCGCGGTCGACCTTGGTGTTGATGTCGCCCACCAGATAGGTCTTGAGGTCGAGGTACTGGATCTGCGCCAGCGGATCATCCGTCTGCGCGTTGGCGGCATGGCGACGGAACACGTCGAGCGCGTTGTAGCCGCCGAGCTCGCGGCGGAAACTGTCCGAAAACACCTGGCTGCGCAGGTCGTTGCGCAGGATCGACACGGAGTGGAAGTAGGCCTCGACGGCGTCGCGCGCCAGCGCCTGAAAGGTGGTCTTGGCGCGGAACATGCGCGGCGCCCAGTCGGCCTTGGGATAGACATGGCCGAGCGCGCCGAACAGCGGCCGGCGCAGGCCCAGCGGCATGGCGTCGCGCATGCGCTGCTCCATCAGGTGCAGGCGGTAGCGTCGGTAGCCGCCAAAGCTCTCGTCGCCGCCGTCGCCCGACAGGGCCACCGTGACATGCTTGCGCGCCAGCTCGCACACGCGGTAGGTGGGAATCGCCGAGCTGTCGGCGTAGGGCTCGTCGTAGAGCGAGGAGAGCTTGTCGATGAGGTCGAAATCGTCGGACATGACGGTTTCGACATGGTGATTGGTGTGGTAGCGATCGGCCACCATCCTGGCGAACTCGGACTCGTTGAAGGCCGGGTCGTCGAATGCGATCGAGCACGTGTTGACCGGGCCGGCCGACAGGTCTGCCATGGTCGCCACCACGGCGCTGGAGTCCACCCCGCCGGACAGGAAGGCGCCCAACGGCACCTCGGAGATCATGCGCAGGCGGATCGACTCGTGCAGCCGTGCGTTGAGTTCGGCCACGGCATCATCGAGCTTGATCGGGTTGTCGAGCGTGAAGCGGACATCCCAGTACGGCCGGCTCGCCGGTATCGGCTGGCCACGCCGCAAGGTCAGCGTGTGGCCGGGGTCGAGCTTGGCAGCCCCCTTGAAGATGGTGCGCGGTTCGGCCGCGTAGCCGAGGGCAAAATACTCTTCGACGGCCAGCGGGTCGATCCGGCGGTCGAGCCCCGGATGGGCCATGAGTACCTTCAGCTCGGAGCCAAACGCGAAGCTGCCATCGCTCATCACGCCATAGAACAGCGGCTTGACGCCGAGCCGGTCGCGCGCAAGGAACAGCGTCTGACGGTTGCGATCCCACAGCGCAAACGCAAACATGCCGCGAAAACGCTCGACACAGGCCTCGCCCCAGGCCTCCCAGGCATGCACGATGACTTCGGTATCGCTGTGCGTGCGAAACACATGCCCCAGCGCCTGCAGCTCGGGCACCAGCGATTGGTAGTTGTAGATCTCGCCGTTGAAGACCACGGCAACGGTGTGATCTTCGTTGAACAGCGGCTGCTGGCCGGTGGCCAGGTCGATGATCGACAGGCGGCGATGGGCGAGCGCCACCCCGGGCTCGAAGTGATAACCGCCCTCGTCCGGCCCGCGGTGGTACTGGACGTCGCTCATCCGCGTCACCAGCTCACGCGAGAAGTCCCGACGCCCTTCCAGATCAAACAGACCGGCAATGCCGCACATAAATTGTTTCCGTTGCTTGGTCAGCCCGCCGCGGCCACCGTCTGGCCGGCGCGTACCAACATTCTGTCATAGACCGTCATGTATCGATCCACCATGGCATCGAGGCTGAACTCCGCTTCGACGCGCCGCCTCGCTGCCTGGTGCTGCGCCCGGCGCCGCTCGGGATCGTGAAACACGGCCTGCATGGCCGCGGCCATCGCCGCCGGATCTTCTGGCGGCACCAGACACCCCGTCTCATCCTGCACCACCAGCTCACCATTACCGCCAACATCGGTGGCAATCACCGGCAAGCCCGACGCCATGGCTTCGAGCAGTGTGTTGGAGATACCCTCCGCCTTGGACGGGAGCACGAACACATCCATCCCCTGCAGCAACTGCGGCACGTCGTCGCGCGCGCCGGCGAGCCACACCCGCCCTGACACATCCGCCGCGGCAATCGCCGCCTCGACCTCGGCCCGCTGTGGCCCGTCGCCGACGATGACCAGGCGTGCCGACCGTCTGGCGGCGGCGTCGTCGGCCAGCCAGCGCCCGAACGCGCGCACCAGCGTGACCTGGTCCTTCACCGTCTGCAGCCGCCCCACCGTGCCGAACACCACGCAGCCGGCCGGCGCAAACTCCGCCGGCGCAATCTCGCGGCGGCGCTCGGCTGGCACGAAGCGGGCCGCATCGACGCCGTTGCAGATGCGGGTCACCCGCGCCGGTGGCACGCCGACGGCGCCGGTCAAATATGACGAAAGCTGTACCGACAGGGCTATGTAATGCGTCACGAACGGCGCGTAGAGACGTCTGAGAAGCTGATATTTGCGCGACCGCCCGCCCGGATCGCTCGAATCCCAGCCGTGTTCGCCATGGACCCGCACCGGCACCCGCGCCGCCCAGGCCGGCACCGCCATCTCCAGTGCGGCTAGGTTGCGGGTGTGGACGATGTCCGGCCGCAGGCGCCGCAGCAGCCGGTAGAGCGTCAGATAGTGGCGAATACCGTGCCCCGGTGGCAGTTTGAGCGAGATGAAGTCAACATCACGCCGCTGCACACGTGCGCAGAACTCGGGGTCGCAGTCGGTCAGGGCAATCACCACATGGCGGTAGCGCGACGCCGGCATGGTGTTGATGAGGTTCACCACCCCGTTTTCCAGCCCGCCAATACGAAAGCTGTAGACGATATGCGCGACCAGCGGTGTATCCGAAGCGCTCACCGCTCGGCCTCGGCCGCTGCCGCGGCGACAGCGGCAATCACCGCCTCCCGATGCGCCGTCATGAACGCAAACGCACGGCTGCGGGCCGCCTCGGCAGCGTCGTCGTGCACCATCACCACCACATGCGTGCTGCTATCGCCCTGCCCGGCCAGGCGGGCCCAGGACAGCTGGAGCTTGGCGCGGATGCGGTCCGTCAGCACCTCGTCGCCAATCTGATACCAGCGCCAGACATGGATCGGCCCGGTCGGCCCGTGGAGCCGTTCATGGCGCACCGCACCGAAGGGACTGTCCTCGATGTCCGAGGCGACCACATACCACGGCGACTTCTCGCCGTGCACGATCTGGTTGTCCGAACTGAGCATCTCATGGCCAGCGACCTGCTCGGCGTAGAACGCCAGGTACAAGCCAACATCGCCCGACGGCCCGGTGAAACGATCGATACGCTCGGCACGAAAGCCGGCAAATGCCGGCCGGAATACAATGTCGGCGGTCTCGGCGCGCTGCCAGGGAGACACCGCAGCCAGCGGCGGCAGGCTGACCGACACCTGCCGCGCCGCCGGTGCCAGCACACCCGCCAGCATCGGCCCGGCGGCCAGCGCCGCCGCCAGGACGAGCACCACCCCGATCGACTGCGCCCGGCCCCGGGGCGACTCGATCTGCGGCAGCACCACCGAGTAGTCGGGCTCGGGGTCGCGCCAGCGGTTACCCAGCCAGAACATCGCCAGGATCACCACACCGAAGAACACCCAGCCGTAGATGAGGTGGTCCACGCCGGCGGCCAGCGCGTTGTCGCTCAGGTAGCCCAGCATGACGATGATGTAGGCGCGCACCCAGTTGGCCACGATGGGGATGAGCAGCGCCACCAGCGCAAACCACAGCCGCTTGCGCAGGCGCTGGTAGTTGAGATAGGCGTAGAGCGTGCCGACCATGAACGACGCGATCAGGTAGCGGATGCCGCTGCACGCCTCGACAACCGACCAGCGCCCGTTGGGCAGCACGAACTGCAGCCCTTCCTGATACACCGGCACACCCGACGCCCGCACCGCTGCCACGGTGAACTCGGCGGTGTAGTGCATCAGCACCGGCACCAGGAACTCGCCGACCGGCGCCATGAACATCAGGAAACACAGCGGAAATGCCAGATCGCGGAACAGCCGGTGGCCGAGCGCGCCCCACAGCCCCAACACCAGCACCGCAACGGCGGCCAGGTGCTCCAGGGCGGCAATGCTGGTGAGCTGGCCGATCAGCCAGGCGGCGACCGCCGGAAGCAGCAGCAGCAAGACCGATAGCGCAGGACGCGGACGCCGGCCGGCCAGACCGGCCCGCTGCATCCAGATCAGGTAGATGGCGATCGGCAGCACGACATAGCCGTGCGCGAAGGTGTCCGAGCGGGACCAGATCGAGGCCATGTCGCGGATCGTGCCGGCGTAGGCCAGCGCCCATACCAGCACCACCCCGAGCAGGGTAGCGGCCACCGGCAGCAGGCCGCCACGGCCGGCGTCGGTGTCGATCTGGCGCGGTACGGCGCTCATGCCGCCACCGCCGTGGCCGACGTGGCCAGTGCGTTCGGAATCGCTTTCAAGTGCGCATCCCAGGCGTAGTGCTCCAGCACGGTCTGTCGCGCCGCCAGCCCCATCGTCCGCCCGACCTCGGGCGCCAGGCAGCGGTGGATCGCGGCGACATAGTCGGCCGGCGATTCAGCCACCTCGTGGCTGATGCCGACACACCCCCGCAGCCCCGCTGCGGATGCGGTCGATACCACCACCGGCCGCGCCATGGACATCGCCTCGAGCACCTTGTTCTGGATGCCGCGTGCGACCC comes from Denitromonas sp. and encodes:
- the xrtA gene encoding exosortase A, with the protein product MSAVPRQIDTDAGRGGLLPVAATLLGVVLVWALAYAGTIRDMASIWSRSDTFAHGYVVLPIAIYLIWMQRAGLAGRRPRPALSVLLLLLPAVAAWLIGQLTSIAALEHLAAVAVLVLGLWGALGHRLFRDLAFPLCFLMFMAPVGEFLVPVLMHYTAEFTVAAVRASGVPVYQEGLQFVLPNGRWSVVEACSGIRYLIASFMVGTLYAYLNYQRLRKRLWFALVALLIPIVANWVRAYIIVMLGYLSDNALAAGVDHLIYGWVFFGVVILAMFWLGNRWRDPEPDYSVVLPQIESPRGRAQSIGVVLVLAAALAAGPMLAGVLAPAARQVSVSLPPLAAVSPWQRAETADIVFRPAFAGFRAERIDRFTGPSGDVGLYLAFYAEQVAGHEMLSSDNQIVHGEKSPWYVVASDIEDSPFGAVRHERLHGPTGPIHVWRWYQIGDEVLTDRIRAKLQLSWARLAGQGDSSTHVVVMVHDDAAEAARSRAFAFMTAHREAVIAAVAAAAAEAER